Proteins encoded together in one Telopea speciosissima isolate NSW1024214 ecotype Mountain lineage chromosome 4, Tspe_v1, whole genome shotgun sequence window:
- the LOC122658998 gene encoding uncharacterized mitochondrial protein AtMg00860-like encodes MRVLHSAKLYINLKKCSFMLPKVLFLGFIVSSKGVKADPKKVQSIIDWTIPKTITEVRSFHGLASFYRCFIEGFNTIMAPITECLEGKGKFEWTPTATKALTQIKKCMTEAPILRLPNFDIIFEVSTDASHVGIGGVLMQVGHPIAFYSEKQ; translated from the coding sequence ATGCGAGTTCTCCATTCAGCGAAGCTATATATCAATTTGAAGAAATGTTCTttcatgctgcccaaggttCTTTTCCTTGGATTCATTGTCTCTTCCAAAGGCGTTAAAGCTGATCCGAAGAAGGTTCAAAGCATCATCGATTGGACAATTCCAAAGACCATCACTGAAGTTCGGAGTTTCCATGGCTTGGCCTCTTTTTATCGATGCTTCATCGAAGGATTCAACACCATCATGGCTCCTATAACAGAGTGTCTCGAAggcaaaggaaaatttgaatgGACACCTACTGCTACTAAAGCCCTCACTCAAATTAAGAAGTGTATGACAGAGGCGCCTATCCTACGACTTCCCAACTTTGACATCATCTTTGAGGTGTCTACTGATGCTTCCCACGTTGGTATTGGTGGCGTTCTTATGCAAGTTGGACACCCAATCGCATTCTATAGTGAGAAGCAATGA